The sequence TATGGTTCAGTATCACAGGACCGGCTTTGACGCCTCATTCGCCGCGCTCTCGGACGCGACCCGGCGCGGCGTTCTCGAGCAACTCGTGCGCGCCGACGCTTCGATCACGGACCTTGCCGAGAAGTTCCACATGACCCTGACGGGCATGAAGAAGCACGTCGGCGTCCTGGAGCAGGCGGGGCTCGTCACCACGGAGAAGGTGGGGCGCGTGCGGACCTGCAGGCTCGGCCGGCGCCGGCTGGAAGAAGAGGCCGCATGGCTCGAGCGGTACCGCCAGCTCTGGAGCGCGCGCTTCGACGAACTGGACAAGGTTCTCAAGGAACTGAAGCGGAAGGAGAAGATCGATGGACGCAAGAAGAGAGCGTGAGGCTACACCCAGGAAGAACGACACGACGGTGGAACGGACGTCGGAGCGTGAGCTCGTCACCACCCGAACCTTCAACGCCCCGGCGCGCATCGTGTTCGAGGCGTGGACCAAGCCCGAACTGTTCCAGCGGTGGTGGCTGCCGAAGTCGCTGGGGATGTCCCTGCGTTCCTGCGAGATGGATGTTCGTGCCGGAGGCAAGTACCGTCTCGTGTTCGAGCCCGATGGGATGGCGTTCTTCGGCACGTACCTCGAAGTAACACCCCAGTCGCGCCTCGTCTGGACCAACGAGGAAGGTGGTGAGAGCGGGCCCGTCACCACGGTGACCTTCGAGGAAAAAGGCGGCAAGACGCTGCTGGTGATGCGCGAGCTCTATCCCTCGAAGGAAGCTCTCGACGCTGCCGGCACCGGGGCGGCGGATGCGCTGGTCGAGACGTTCGCGCAACTCGACGAGCTGCTCTTCACCCTGGGCGCGAGCGTGGCACCCTCACGATAGTTGCGAGTGGCCCACCTCTCCGGTCAGGAGTTGAGACCCCCTCCCCCGGGGTGTCCGGGGTCATTTCCCTGTGGAATCATGGGACTAGGGGTGGGGTAACCCCACGCGAGCACCGAGTAGCGAGTACCGAGTGCCCTGACGAGCGCGGATCGAAAAAGTGATTTCGGCTGAATCTTTGGAATCAGCGGGTTACAGCCGAAAATCCGTCAAAATCCCGGGGGATTCGCCAGGAATCTCCCGGTCGAGATGGAAAAGAGCAAGAAGTATCCAGCGATGAGAAGGCGAATATAAGAGTAGCTGTTGGATAACAAGATGTCAAGTGAATTATCTGAATTTCCACCCAAGCCCGCCGCGGCGGGGCTTGCTTCATCTCACCGTCAAGGCGACAGTCTTCGTGTCCGCGCGGATGGTGTACCTGCCGGCCGCGAACGGCCGCTGGTCTTTGCACGACACAATGGTGGTCTGCGCGTACAGTTCCGGATTTCCCATCACAATCGCGTACTTGTTGCAGGTGCGCATGGACAGCCCGCCCGTCGAGCAGATCCTACCTCCGCTGACGCTCACATTCGGAAAGCCGCCGGTGAGTTCCACCGCAAACGTCCGGCTTCCCGCAGCGAGCACGACCGGGGACGCAGCCGCAACAAACCTCACGTCTTTGCAGCCAGTATCCATGGTCGCCGATCCGACACGCAATTGGATCGCTGCGGCCTTGGCCGCCTCTGCCGCCGCCTGGGCGGCTTCCTGTTGCTTCGTGAAGGCGGCAAAATCGACCGGCGCAAAAGTGTACTGCTGGCCTTCCCTGTAGGTTCCATGCTGCTTCGTCAGCTTCAGGCGTTCGCCTTCGATCACGCCTATGTAGACGTCGTCGACATCTTGCGGCCAAGCCTCGACCGTGATCGTGAGTTTGCAGCCGTCAACCTGGTGCCGGGCGGGACGCTGCGCTTTCCGCCAAATACTCACGTGCTTCAGCGCAAGCTCGCGATCAGGGTGCGCTCCGCCGGGCACAGCGGAGCCATCATGAAAAAAGCGAAACACATAATACCAACCGGAACGAGGATCCACCCTCTCATAAACGCCGTCTTCGCGAAGCCGACAATTCTCAGCTGAAGGTGAGGACGGCGGCTCTTGGATCACCGGCTGAACACCACCAGATGCTACGAGAGCTGCGACTGTGAGCAGAGCCAACATAGGTTCGTCCGAGGGAAGATCGGTTCGGAAACTGGCCGCATTGTACCCATCGAAACTCGAGCCGGAGAAGACACCATTTTCCGGGAAGCCGGTGTTGTAGCCGTTTTTCAGCGCCTGTCCGGCTGCGAGGTGGCAAAAAGTGAGGACAACGAGAAGGGCGGCGAGGCGCCGGCTGCGAGCCATGGCTGGTGCTCCGGTTGAGTTTTGACACCGAGGGTCCGAAGCGCTGTGGCGGGGCAGCGCGAAATATTGTGCGGAAGGATACTGCGGCCAAGAACAAAGTCAAGCGGCGAGGCGCTGCGTCTCATTTTGTCGGCCTTGTCATCTCCTCTGGCCGCACCAGCTTGTCGAACTCGTCGGCGGTGAGGTGGCCGAGTTTCACGGCCGCGTCCTTCAAATTCGTGTGGTGGACGTGGGCGTGGTGGGCGACCTTGGCGGCGTTGTCGTAGCCGATCTTCGGAGCCAGCGCGGTGACGAGCATGAGCGACTCGCGGAGGTACTCGGCGATCTGCTCGCGGTTCACTTCGATGCCCTTGACCATGTACTCGACGAAGCCGTGGCAGGCGTCGGTGATGAGCGTGACCGAGTGCAGGAAGTTGTAGATCATGACGGGCTTGAAGACGTTGAGCTCGAAGTTGCCCTGGGAGCCGGCGAAGCCGACGGCGGCGGTGGCGCCGTGGACCTGGACGCAGACCATGGTCATGGCCTCGCACTGCGTGGGGTTGACCTTGCCGGGCATGATGGAGGAGCCGGGCTCGTTCTCGGGCAGAGTGAGCTCGCCCAGGCCGCAGCGTGGGCCGGAGGCCAGCCAGCGGATGTCGTTGGAGATCTTCATGAGCGAGGCGGCGGTGGTCTCGAGCGCGCCCTGCGCGAAGACGATCTCGTCGTGCGCGGCGAGCGCGGCGAACTTGTTGCCGTGCGAGCGGAAGGGAAGCGAGGTGAGCTCGGCAATCTTTTTGGCGACGCGCTCGGCGAATTCCGGATGGGTGTTGAGGCCGGTGCCGACGGCGGTGCCGCCGATGGCGAGGTCGTAGAGGCCGTCGAGCACCTGCTTGAGGCGCTGAACGTCGCGGTCGAGCATGGCGACCCAGCCGGAGAACTCCTGGCCGACGGTGAGCGGGACGGCGTCCTGCAGGTGGGTGCGGCCGATCTTCACGATGTCCTTGAACTCTTCCTGCTTGGCGCGGAGGGCGTCGCGCACGGTGGCGATGGCGGGGATGAGCGCCTTCTGCACGCGCTCGGCGGCGGCGATGTGCATGGCGGCGGGGAAGGTGTCGTTGGACGACTGCGACATGTTGACGTCGTCGTTGGGGTGGATGGGTTTCTTCGAGCCCATCTGGCCGCCGGCCAGCTCGATGGCGCGGTTCGAGATGACCTCGTTGACGTTCATGTTGGTCTGGGTGCCGGAGCCGGTCTGCCAGATGCGCAGCGGGAACTGGTCGTTGAGCTTGCCGGAGATGACCTCGTCGGCCGCCTGGACGATGAGCTTGGCCTTGTCGGCGGGGAGCTTGCCGAGCTCCTGGTTGACGAGCGCGCAGGCTTTCTTCAGGACGCCGAAGGCGCGGATGAGCTCGGGCGGCATGAGGTCGCGCCCGATGTTGAAGTGCAGCAGGCTGCGCTGCGTCTGCGCGCCCCAGTAGACGTCCGCCGGGACCTCGATCTTTCCCATGCTGTCGGACTCGATGCGCATCGCTTTCTTGCTGTCGGTCGCCGTGGCCACGGGGGCTCCTATGAGTGCGGAACAGTATGCGGAACAGAAAATTATAGACCCGCACGGAAAAAGCCAACCACAAAGGACGCACCAAGGTCGCACCAAGGTCCGCGTGGAGGCTTTGTGCCCTGGGGGTGAAGCTTATGATTTAGATTGGGGCGGATGACGGAAGAGGGCATCTTCGACCTGCTGGTGATCGGGGCGGGGCCGACGGGCATGGCCGTCGCCATCGACGCGCAGCGCGCCGGGTACCGCGTGGTGCTGGTGGAGAAGGGCTGCCTGGTCAATTCGCTGTACCACTATCCGCCGCAGATGGTGTTCTTCACCACGCCGGAGCTGCTGGAGATCGGGGACATCCCGTTCCCGAGCGCGCACCAGAAGCCGACGCGCGAGGAGGCGCTGGAGTACTACCGCAAGGTCGCGGCGCACTACCAGCTCGACGTGCGGCAGTACGAGCGCGTGGAGCAGGTGGAAGGCGGGGACGGCGATTTCCGCGTCCACACGCGCGACCGCCTCAATCGTCACCAGGTACATCGTGCGCGCAAGCTCGCGCTCGCGACCGGGTACTACGACCTGCCCAACGTGATGGGCGTCCCGGGCGAGGATCTGCCGAAGGTCGCGCACTACTACGGCGAGTCGCACCCCTATTACGGGCTGGACGTGGTGGTCGTAGGCGGCAAGAACTCGGCGGCCATCGCGGCGCTCGAGCTGTGGCGGCGGGGCGCGCGCGTCACCCTCGTCCATCGCGGGCCGGGGATCCACCAGAACGTGAAGTACTGGATCCGCCCCGACATCGAGAACCGCATCAAGGCGGGCGAGATTCGCGCGTACTTCAACGCCACCCTGCGCGAGATCGGCGAAGACTACGTGGTGGTGGCCGCGCCCGACGGCGACGTCCGGCTGAAGAACGACTACGTTTTTGCCTTGACCGGCTATCACCCCGATTTCAGCTTCATGCGATCGCTCGGCATCGAACTGGAGCCCGGCGAAAGCCGCCCGGTCTGCGACCCTGAAACGCTGGAGACCAACGTCCCCGGGGTGTACGTGGCGGGGGTGATCGTGGCGGGGTCGCGGACCAGCGAGATCTTCATCGAGAACGGCCGCTTTCACGGGCGGCAGATCGCCAGGTCCTTGCAGGCAAGACTTCCCCGGGTTTAGCCTATTGACTTCCTGGGGACTGTAGTTGACTGTTAGGGAGTGCGGGGCGGAGAATACCGCCCGTAGCCGGTACCCTGTAGTCCAGGTCGCTCAGCGGGGTCATCCATATGCGTGTCCACTTCAACCTGCTGTACCGTGCAGTCGCCTTAATCCTTTGCCTGATGCTGTCGCCGCTGCCGGCGCTGACGCAGGGCTCCAGCAGCTCGCAGCCCGCGGGCCAGATCAGCGCGATGGTGCCGCAAGTCACGCGCAACGGCAACCTCGCCAAGGCGAAAGAAGAAGTGAATTGGAACGACACCCTGCGCACCGAAGGCGCGGGACGCGCGCGCGTGCAGCTGCGCGACGGCTCCATCCTCAGCCTGGGCTCCAATAGCGAGCTCAAGGTCACGCAGCACGATCCCGCGACGCAGCAGACCGAAGTCGAGCTCAGCTACGGGCGCGTGCGCAGCCGCGTGGTGCAGATCACCAAGCCGGGCGGCAAGTTCCAGGTGAAGACGCCGACCGCGGTCGCCGGCGTGGTGGGCACCGATTTCATCGTGGTCTACGAGAACGGCCACATGCAGGTGATCGTGTTCAGCGGGCAGGTCGTGATCATGAGCGCGACCGGGCAGGTGCTGGCGACGATCAACCCCGGGCAGATGGTCACCGTGAATCCCGACGGCACGATCAGCGGGCCGACTGACACGCCTCCGGGCGTGCAGCAGGACAACATCAACCAGACCAACGCGGGAGACGGCGGCGCCGCTGCCGGCGCGGCTGCGGGCGGCAGCTTGCTGCGCACGGTGCTGATCATCATCGGCGTGGCGGCGGCGGGCGCGATCATCGCCGCGACCACCACGGGATCGCCGGGACCGGCGCCCCAGACCCCGACGCCTACTCCGACCTGCACCTTCTGCGACTCGGTCGGCGCCCCGCGTCATTGATCCACGGATGTTCCGAGCGCCCGCCACGGCGGGCGCTTTTGTTTTTGCGCGCTACTGCGGCGTGAAGGTCGGCGGCAGCGGCAGCCCGACCAGCACGGAATAGAAGAGCGCGAAGGCGAGCGCGGCGAGGGCGAGGTACGCCCAGCGTCCCCAGGCCACGCGGAACAGCGGCGCGCCGCCGTAGTGGCGGAAGACGTAAGCGAGCGGCAGGCTCAGCATGCACGCCGCCGGCAGGTAGTAGTGGAAGAAGCTTACCTTGCGCGGGATGACCGCGAAGCACAGGTAGAGCAGCCAGTACCAGAGCGCGCACAAGAAGGCTTCGCGGCTGCGATGCCGCCACCACGCCCAGACGCAGAAGAGGGCGGCGGCGAGTCCGGGGAAAAGGATGACCGGGTTGCCGATGAGCAGGATGCCGCGGAACCAGCCGTCCTGCACCCGGTAGTAGAACCACATCGGTTTCCAATCGAGCGCCCACTGGTACCAGTTGCTGGCGTAGTAGTGCTGCTCGGAGATGCGCGACTGCATCCGCACCATGTCGCGCTGCAGCACGAAGATGTCCTTGACCGTGCCGGCCTCGCCCGGCAGCCAGAGGTAGGGCAGGAAGGTCGCGAAGTAGAGCGCGACGGCGAGCAGGACGCAGGCGGCGATGGTCGTCCAGCGCACGCCAGGCCAGAGGTGCGCGGAGTACCACGGGTCGGGCGTCTCCGGCGGGGCGTGGAAGAGGCCCGCGCCGAAGCGCTGTAGCAGCCGCACGATCCCGAACGCCAGCACCAGGAAGATGAGCGGCACCAAGCCCACCCACTTGCAGGCCGCCGAGAGGCCGAACAACGCGCCGGCGGCCAGCAGCCAGCGGCGCACTTCCGCGGGCGGGCGCCGCTCGTCCCAGGCAAAGCAGACGCAGGCCAGCCCCCACACCAGGAAGGCGAAGAAGAACGGCTCGAGCATGGCGGTGCGCGCCAGCACGAACAGCATGATGTTGAGCAGCGTGAGCGCCGCGACCCAGAGCGCGAGCCGGCGCTCGCGGAAGATGGCGAGCGCGAGCGCGTACATCCCCGCGACCGCGATGCCGCCGAAGAGCATGGAGGCCAGCCGCCAGCCGACGGGGCGGTCGCCGGCCAGCCGGATGCCGAGCCCGATCAGGTACTTCGCCAGCGGCGGATGCTCCCAGTTCAGGTTGTGGTGCGGCGGCACCAGTACCTTGGCCGCGATGGCGTAGTGCATCTCGTCGAAGTTGTAGTCGTTGGGGAACTCGAGGTAGGGCAGAAAGAGCAGGAGCGAGCCGAGCACCAGGAGCAGGCAAGTGACGCGGTCGCGCGCGCTGAACGCGGCCGGCACTTCGGGGGAAGGCGCCGGAGGGATGGTGGGGGAGCTCAGCGGAGCGTCACCACGAACGCGGTCATGGCGACATGATAGCGCGAGTCGTTGGCCGCGGGCGCCGGCGCTACGTCAGCCGCTGCAGTTCGCCAGGCCCTTCTCGATCGCGGTGCCCTCCTCGTAGTCGTTCCACGTCACGATCATGAGGAAGGGAAGCGGGTCCTGGTCGGTGTAGTAGCGGCGATAGGCCTTGAGCGAGTCCTGGAAGGTCTTGCCGCAGCGCGCGTCGATGCGGCGGTTGCGGCTCCAGGAGGCGCGCCGGTCGTCGAAGCCGGGCCACGCCGCGCCCACCGCCAGCTTGTTGGGATACTTCGACTTCATCTTGGAGTAGAACGAGTCGAGATAGTCGCGTCCCCAGTCGGAGCCGTCGGGCTGCCAGTCCTTGCTGGGCTTCACCCAGGCGTAGAAGCCGTCGAAGTCGGCCATGTACTTGGGCGCGATGTCGCGATAGAGCAGCAGCGGCTGTTCGGGCCACGAGTTCACCGCCTCGCGCACGCGCTTCCAGTCGGTGTTGCCGGATTTCGGGAAGATGAAGATGACGGGATGGCCGTCGTAGCGCAGGTAGGCGTCGCGCGGGACGACGGCGTTCTGCCCGATGTAATGCTCGTAGCCGTACTGCAGGTCGGCGATGGTCTCGTTGGTGACGTCGCCGGGGCGGTCGCCGACCTCGTCGTACATGAGCGCGACCTTGAAGCTGTTCTCCGCGGCGATCTTGTGCAGCAGCGCGTAGGAGCGGTCCTCGAAGTCCTTGCGCGGGCCGTACCAGTTGACCACGAAGCCGCCGATGCCGAGCTCCTTCGCTTTGGTGATCTGGTTCTGGAGCACGACTGGGTCGACCGAGGAGTAGCCCACGTTGATGTGCCCGGGCCGGCCGAACCACGGCTGGTAGGCGGCCAGCAGCATCGGGGAGCCCTCGGGGGCGTGCGCGCGGAGGGTCTGGTGGATGTCGCGGCTTGCGCCGCTGCAGCCTGCCAGCGCGAACACCAATGACAACAGGAGTAAGAGGAGGAGAGGAGGAAAAGCGGAGGAGTGCTTTCTCATAAGAAGGACGTGCAGATACTCACATGGCTTGGATGAGAAGGGTGGGGAAGATGTTGGATGAGCGCCCAGCGCGGCAAAAGCACAAAGGCAAAGGGACGCGGTTGCTCCGCGTCCCATGCAGATGTGCGGTTCGACTAGAACGGAATGTCTTCGTCCGTGATCTCGGCGGCCTTCTCGGCCGGGCGCTGGTCGAAGCCGCCGGCGTCCGCCGAGGCGCCCTTGGAGCGCCCGCCGCCGGAGGCCTCGCCGCCGGCGTTCTCGCCGCGCTGGCCGCCGCCGAGCAGCACGAGGTCGTTCACCAGGATCTCGGTCTTGTACTTCTTCTGGCCGGTCTCCTTGTCGTCCCAGGAGCTGGTGCGGAGCGCGCCTTCCACATAGACGGTGCGGCCCTTCTTCAGGTACTCGCCGACGATCTCGGCGGTGCGCTGGAAGGCGACCAGG comes from Terriglobales bacterium and encodes:
- a CDS encoding metalloregulator ArsR/SmtB family transcription factor; the encoded protein is MVQYHRTGFDASFAALSDATRRGVLEQLVRADASITDLAEKFHMTLTGMKKHVGVLEQAGLVTTEKVGRVRTCRLGRRRLEEEAAWLERYRQLWSARFDELDKVLKELKRKEKIDGRKKRA
- a CDS encoding SRPBCC domain-containing protein — translated: MDARREREATPRKNDTTVERTSERELVTTRTFNAPARIVFEAWTKPELFQRWWLPKSLGMSLRSCEMDVRAGGKYRLVFEPDGMAFFGTYLEVTPQSRLVWTNEEGGESGPVTTVTFEEKGGKTLLVMRELYPSKEALDAAGTGAADALVETFAQLDELLFTLGASVAPSR
- the fumC gene encoding class II fumarate hydratase; translated protein: MATATDSKKAMRIESDSMGKIEVPADVYWGAQTQRSLLHFNIGRDLMPPELIRAFGVLKKACALVNQELGKLPADKAKLIVQAADEVISGKLNDQFPLRIWQTGSGTQTNMNVNEVISNRAIELAGGQMGSKKPIHPNDDVNMSQSSNDTFPAAMHIAAAERVQKALIPAIATVRDALRAKQEEFKDIVKIGRTHLQDAVPLTVGQEFSGWVAMLDRDVQRLKQVLDGLYDLAIGGTAVGTGLNTHPEFAERVAKKIAELTSLPFRSHGNKFAALAAHDEIVFAQGALETTAASLMKISNDIRWLASGPRCGLGELTLPENEPGSSIMPGKVNPTQCEAMTMVCVQVHGATAAVGFAGSQGNFELNVFKPVMIYNFLHSVTLITDACHGFVEYMVKGIEVNREQIAEYLRESLMLVTALAPKIGYDNAAKVAHHAHVHHTNLKDAAVKLGHLTADEFDKLVRPEEMTRPTK
- a CDS encoding YpdA family putative bacillithiol disulfide reductase, which produces MTEEGIFDLLVIGAGPTGMAVAIDAQRAGYRVVLVEKGCLVNSLYHYPPQMVFFTTPELLEIGDIPFPSAHQKPTREEALEYYRKVAAHYQLDVRQYERVEQVEGGDGDFRVHTRDRLNRHQVHRARKLALATGYYDLPNVMGVPGEDLPKVAHYYGESHPYYGLDVVVVGGKNSAAIAALELWRRGARVTLVHRGPGIHQNVKYWIRPDIENRIKAGEIRAYFNATLREIGEDYVVVAAPDGDVRLKNDYVFALTGYHPDFSFMRSLGIELEPGESRPVCDPETLETNVPGVYVAGVIVAGSRTSEIFIENGRFHGRQIARSLQARLPRV
- a CDS encoding FecR family protein is translated as MRVHFNLLYRAVALILCLMLSPLPALTQGSSSSQPAGQISAMVPQVTRNGNLAKAKEEVNWNDTLRTEGAGRARVQLRDGSILSLGSNSELKVTQHDPATQQTEVELSYGRVRSRVVQITKPGGKFQVKTPTAVAGVVGTDFIVVYENGHMQVIVFSGQVVIMSATGQVLATINPGQMVTVNPDGTISGPTDTPPGVQQDNINQTNAGDGGAAAGAAAGGSLLRTVLIIIGVAAAGAIIAATTTGSPGPAPQTPTPTPTCTFCDSVGAPRH
- a CDS encoding phospholipid carrier-dependent glycosyltransferase gives rise to the protein MPAAFSARDRVTCLLLVLGSLLLFLPYLEFPNDYNFDEMHYAIAAKVLVPPHHNLNWEHPPLAKYLIGLGIRLAGDRPVGWRLASMLFGGIAVAGMYALALAIFRERRLALWVAALTLLNIMLFVLARTAMLEPFFFAFLVWGLACVCFAWDERRPPAEVRRWLLAAGALFGLSAACKWVGLVPLIFLVLAFGIVRLLQRFGAGLFHAPPETPDPWYSAHLWPGVRWTTIAACVLLAVALYFATFLPYLWLPGEAGTVKDIFVLQRDMVRMQSRISEQHYYASNWYQWALDWKPMWFYYRVQDGWFRGILLIGNPVILFPGLAAALFCVWAWWRHRSREAFLCALWYWLLYLCFAVIPRKVSFFHYYLPAACMLSLPLAYVFRHYGGAPLFRVAWGRWAYLALAALAFALFYSVLVGLPLPPTFTPQ
- a CDS encoding endo-1,3-alpha-glucanase family glycosylhydrolase, whose amino-acid sequence is MFALAGCSGASRDIHQTLRAHAPEGSPMLLAAYQPWFGRPGHINVGYSSVDPVVLQNQITKAKELGIGGFVVNWYGPRKDFEDRSYALLHKIAAENSFKVALMYDEVGDRPGDVTNETIADLQYGYEHYIGQNAVVPRDAYLRYDGHPVIFIFPKSGNTDWKRVREAVNSWPEQPLLLYRDIAPKYMADFDGFYAWVKPSKDWQPDGSDWGRDYLDSFYSKMKSKYPNKLAVGAAWPGFDDRRASWSRNRRIDARCGKTFQDSLKAYRRYYTDQDPLPFLMIVTWNDYEEGTAIEKGLANCSG
- a CDS encoding single-stranded DNA-binding protein encodes the protein MAKSVNKVILIGNLGKDPEVKYTPSGMAVAKFSLATNERHKDKDGNWQDRTEWHNLVAFQRTAEIVGEYLKKGRTVYVEGALRTSSWDDKETGQKKYKTEILVNDLVLLGGGQRGENAGGEASGGGRSKGASADAGGFDQRPAEKAAEITDEDIPF